One Cucurbita pepo subsp. pepo cultivar mu-cu-16 chromosome LG11, ASM280686v2, whole genome shotgun sequence DNA window includes the following coding sequences:
- the LOC111805822 gene encoding probable receptor-like serine/threonine-protein kinase At5g57670, translating to MGFSSPLNILVGIPSNDVDQSKELLSWAITVLAHQHDCIVATHVLVIDDTKKRGSTSMTMKIQSQLRRAKAYVISILGEFASISQSKQVNLEARVGFNSSIGRGLIEEMNSISADFLVLRGARNRSNSITRYCFENAPEKCTLVFLGKQELEHSLQSKGEVFRAQKTERNRADDEVEASGDSISNSTTEDDSSTSGDCSTIGSPPPLSSPLKSQSGDRRQRLSPCKLISSFIGSPFRKRNCSFAEKRSAQPLLRCFSYEMILNATNNFHPENMVGRGGYSEVYKGELSDGKMIAVKRLTKNNKDGNKEREFLMELGIIGHVFHPNTASLVGCCIENGLYLIFNFSQNGNLSSALHGKTSKTLEWSVRYKIAVGVARGLHYLHECCKHRIIHRDIKASNVLLGPDYEPQITDFGLAKWLPNKWTHHAVVPIEGTFGYLAPEYFMHGFVDEKTDVFAFGVLLLEIVTGRRPVDSSKQSLLLWAKPLMESGEIGQLADPRLKCYDAKELQRVVLAASCCVRQSSVERPSMNEVLEVLTKGHDSEIAKSLSMPKLSSDDDDNELDDYSMIFGYEIPIDTLLEDYL from the exons ATGGGCTTCTCCTCGCCTCTTAACATACTCGTCGGGATCCCTTCCAACGACGTCGACCAGAGCAAGGAGCTTCTTTCTTGGGCCATCACAGTTCTTGCTCATCAACATGACTGCATTGTTGCTACTCATGTTCTTG TCATTGATGATACGAAGAAGCGTGGATCGACCTCCATGACAATGAAAATTCAATCCCAACTTCGTCGAGCCAAAGCCTACGTCATATCGATTCTCGGAGAGTTCGCTAGCATTAGCCAATCCAAACAG GTAAATTTGGAAGCGCGGGTTGGTTTTAACTCGAGCATTGGACGAGGTTTGATTGAAGAAATGAACTCAATTTCAGCTGactttcttgttcttcgtgGTGCGAGAAACAGATCAAACAG CATTACAAGGTACTGTTTTGAGAATGCTCCTGAGAAATGTACTCTGGTGTTCTTGGGAAAGCAAGAACTCGAGCATTCTCTTCAATCCAAAG GGGAAGTTTTCAGAGctcaaaaaacagagagaaacagagccGACGATGAGGTGGAAGCCTCCGGCGATTCCATTTCCAACTCGACGACGGAGGACGACTCCTCCACGTCCGGAGACTGCAGCACAATTGGGTCTCCACCACCACTAAGTTCCCCTTTGAAATCCCAATCCGGCGACCGGCGGCAGCGACTGTCACCGTGTAAACTGATATCATCGTTCATTGGATCGCCATTTCGGAAGAGAAATTGTAGCTTTGCTGAGAAGCGATCGGCTCAGCCTTTGTTGAGATGTTTCAGCtatgaaatgattttgaatgCTACTAATAACTTCCACCCAG AGAACATGGTGGGGCGAGGTGGGTATTCGGAAGTTTACAAAGGAGAGCTATCTGATGGGAAGATGATTGCGGTGAAGAGACTGACAAAGAACAACAAAGATggtaacaaagagagagagtttcTTATGGAACTTGGAATAATTGGGCATGTCTTTCATCCAAACACTGCTTCCTTGGTTGGCTGTTGCATTGAAAATGGCCTTTATCTCATCTTCAACTTCTCCCAAAATGGAAACCTTTCTTCTGCATTACATG GGAAAACAAGCAAAACATTGGAATGGTCAGTGAGATACAAGATTGCTGTGGGAGTTGCAAGGGGTTTGCATTATCTCCATGAATGTTGCAAACATCGCATAATCCACAGAGACATCAAAGCTTCTAATGTCCTTCTTGGCCCTGATTATGAACCTCAG ATAACAGACTTTGGGCTAGCAAAATGGCTTCCAAACAAGTGGACACACCATGCAGTGGTACCAATAGAGGGCACATTTGGGTACTTAGCGCCAGAATATTTCATGCATGGCTTTGTGGATGAGAAAACTGACGTTTTTGCCTTTGGAGTTCTTCTTTTGGAGATTGTCACTGGCAGAAGGCCTGTGGACTCATCCAAGCAGAGCCTTCTCTTGTGG GCAAAGCCATTGATGGAGTCGGGCGAGATCGGGCAGCTGGCTGACCCAAGGCTCAAATGCTACGACGCAAAAGAGTTGCAGCGAGTCGTGTTGGCTGCTTCTTGCTGCGTTCGACAGTCGTCGGTCGAGCGCCCGTCGATGAACGAG GTATTGGAGGTGCTAACAAAAGGCCATGATTCAGAGATAGCAAAGAGCTTGAGCATGCCAAAGTTGAGCtctgatgatgatgataatgaaCTGGATGATTATTCCATGATTTTTGGATATGAAATTCCAATAGACACTCTTCTTGAGGATTATTTATGA